A single window of Terriglobia bacterium DNA harbors:
- the glgB gene encoding 1,4-alpha-glucan branching protein GlgB, whose translation MIGQHSLLTADDLYMFNEGTHYRLYNKLGSHLCRLGGVEGSYFAVWAPNAQYVSVVGDFNGWDRTSVPLSHQGHSGIWEAFVPGVNKGTLYKYRIESRYHLYRVNKADPFANATEMPPGTASVVWDLTYSWNDADWMANRGAKQALDRPFSIYEVHLGSWRRSIEEQHRSLSYRELALDLVEYVKKMGFTHVELLPVMEHPFYGSWGYQTTSYFAPTRRYGEPQDLMWLIDCLHQNNIGVIMDWVPSHFPSDEHGLAYFDGTHLYEHSDPRQGIHRDWNTFVFNYGRNEVCSFLISSALFWLDKYHVDALRVDAVASMLYLDYSRQPGEWIANEFGGRENLEAIRFLRTLNEQIYKNYPDVQTIAEESTAWTMVSRPTYVGGLGFGLKWDMGWMHDTLDYMSRDSVFRRYHHDQLTFRGIYAFSENFVLPLSHDEVVHGKGSLLAKMPGDDWRKFANLRLLLAYMYAQPGKKLLFMGAEFAQRDEWGHDRSLDWHLLQYPPHLGVQKCVADLNQLYRSEPALFRLDSHPDGFEWIDCHDADKSVLIFLRKAAESRTIMVVCNFTPVPWQDYRVGAPHPGFWREIMNSDAAIYGGSGHGNLGGQTTTSTIAHGRPQSLLLTLPPLAAIFLRHEG comes from the coding sequence ATGATCGGACAACACAGCCTGCTCACAGCCGATGATCTGTACATGTTCAACGAAGGCACGCACTACCGGCTTTACAACAAGCTCGGTTCTCATCTGTGCCGGCTCGGTGGCGTGGAGGGGAGTTATTTTGCGGTATGGGCTCCAAATGCGCAGTATGTGTCGGTCGTCGGTGACTTCAACGGTTGGGATCGGACTTCCGTTCCACTCTCCCACCAAGGGCATTCGGGGATCTGGGAGGCCTTTGTCCCTGGAGTGAACAAAGGGACGCTCTACAAATATCGCATCGAGTCTCGCTACCACCTCTACCGTGTAAACAAGGCCGACCCTTTCGCCAACGCGACCGAAATGCCGCCCGGGACCGCCTCGGTGGTATGGGATTTGACATATTCCTGGAACGACGCGGATTGGATGGCGAACCGGGGCGCCAAGCAGGCGCTCGACCGCCCCTTCTCCATTTATGAAGTCCATCTCGGCTCCTGGCGGCGCAGCATCGAAGAGCAGCACCGATCGCTGTCCTATCGGGAGCTTGCACTGGATCTCGTCGAGTATGTGAAGAAAATGGGATTCACCCATGTGGAGCTGCTTCCGGTGATGGAACATCCCTTTTACGGCTCATGGGGTTATCAAACCACATCCTATTTCGCCCCGACGCGGCGATACGGGGAGCCCCAGGACCTGATGTGGCTGATCGACTGTCTGCACCAGAACAATATCGGAGTCATCATGGATTGGGTACCGTCCCATTTCCCCTCAGACGAGCACGGGCTGGCCTATTTCGACGGGACGCATCTCTACGAGCATTCCGATCCACGTCAGGGTATACACCGGGACTGGAATACGTTCGTCTTCAACTACGGCCGCAATGAGGTGTGCAGTTTCCTCATCAGCAGCGCTCTTTTCTGGCTCGACAAGTATCATGTGGACGCGCTTCGCGTGGATGCGGTTGCTTCGATGCTTTACCTCGATTACTCAAGACAGCCAGGCGAGTGGATCGCCAACGAGTTCGGAGGCCGGGAGAATCTTGAAGCGATCCGGTTTCTGCGCACCCTGAATGAACAGATCTACAAGAACTACCCTGACGTTCAGACCATCGCCGAGGAATCAACCGCGTGGACCATGGTTTCGAGGCCGACCTATGTCGGGGGTCTGGGATTTGGCCTCAAATGGGACATGGGCTGGATGCACGATACGCTGGACTACATGTCCCGCGATTCCGTCTTCCGCCGCTATCACCACGATCAGCTGACATTTCGCGGGATTTACGCCTTCAGCGAGAATTTCGTCCTGCCGCTCTCCCATGACGAAGTGGTGCACGGCAAGGGGTCACTGCTCGCCAAGATGCCCGGTGACGACTGGCGCAAGTTCGCGAACCTGCGCCTTTTGCTGGCGTACATGTACGCACAACCCGGTAAGAAGCTTCTTTTTATGGGGGCGGAATTCGCGCAGCGGGATGAATGGGGACACGACCGGAGCCTGGATTGGCACCTTCTGCAGTATCCTCCGCATCTTGGGGTGCAGAAATGCGTTGCTGATCTTAATCAACTCTATCGGAGCGAGCCCGCCCTTTTCAGGCTCGACAGCCATCCCGACGGGTTCGAATGGATCGATTGCCACGATGCCGATAAGAGCGTGCTCATTTTTTTGCGCAAAGCAGCTGAGAGCCGCACGATCATGGTGGTCTGCAACTTCACTCCCGTGCCGTGGCAGGACTACCGGGTCGGCGCACCGCACCCGGGATTCTGGCGTGAGATCATGAACAGCGATGCGGCCATCTATGGCGGAAGTGGGCATGGCAATCTTGGAGGCCAAACGACCACATCCACCATCGCGCATGGCCGGCCGCAGAGTCTCCTGCTCACTCTCCCGCCCCTCGCCGCAATCTTTCTCCGTCACGAAGGCTGA
- a CDS encoding response regulator produces the protein MNVLYVTGYLRDADFLERELRKVAPQIRIEVSPGDDDALARLATPGRFDVVLIDPAHPGSESLSIIPRLRERELPLPVVVMVSAADEDTPLHVLEAGADDYIVKRPQFIKSLPSLLQRAVERRRTEAKRRVQPLKVLYAGNVEIVRRHLSGTSFIELEGATFNPDGSCCLPSDTPGNFPYDAVVLDDSAPGLRMMHALKETVAVAPDTPVILLIEPGSENAAVQAIKLGADDYIVKSGEYLQRLVPSLENSIRERDLLREKSVLSSTEARLRLLIETIPACVTLLTCDGIFQAVNWMGLSHLGATRVDQIVGKNLFTLVGPKHEDQLRAFIGHVCAGKSGSIEFEWDGLDGIARRLELRGVPFRRESQTAVLGVIHNLTQDEAKRSGTERRGGEQGEPTLTDTRFVAAAGSAESEVPQAPSVQPPRAAQESRVGRGREHPFPQELEAQRAALEAALRIAEANCARLEEDLRSKQLQWESERTKYEGERSALLDAARAAESERHSGQAEWHSARQEMDWQRIALEEALRAAEAGQSQLEEANRNERTQWEKVRWDLERKLGEAEEHGAALGDTIRALEERQAGLEKQRLSERAELDNARLELERHRVAAEGKRAEAEGLSASLAKSLHETETRLAECENQRRAEQAEWEKNRQELEQQRREAEERTTPLEETVRRLEERHRIEGAEWDNARLDLERRREEAERLYASAAESLRALEMRHVEFENQRRAEQTKWEKSHQELEQQLREADERRASLEETIRRLEEQHRVERADWDNVRLDLEQRLEQAEGRCVEAEGLCASLKETLHTLEMRLAEFENQDRAGAAEWEKTRQQLEQQCREADARRASLEETVRGLEERHRAEQAEWDNVRLDLERRRAEAEGLYASVAESLRALEKRHAEFEDQGRAGQAEREKIIQELEQQRREAEERRASLEETIRGLEEQHRAEHAAWDHARVELEQQREQTEGRCADAEGTSALLAGSLHALEMRHTTFENQRRVEQAEWEKARRELEQQRREAEERRASLEETIRGLEEQHRVEHAAWDNARVELERQREQTQSKCAEAEGVSAALAESLHALETRLTDFENQRGLEQAEWEKTRQELGQQCRDAEERRRSLEEVIRGLEARQVAQADGDETRRDLERKLREAEERAAALGNTIRGLEERQTGLEERRRIERAEWEKTRVELERCREEAEGKRAEAEGLCASLAESLYALEMRHAEFENQGRTGQAEWEQTRQELEQQRQRQQSRVVELEDALAAAEERARLLKEEHKVVQADWGVTRQDLERRLASLEEVLHRLQARHGEILAQAQVERAGWEAARQELVRRHEAAETTRAALAKDLHAVQARLAELEDLKHVETSAWDKERQELKRQQREIETKIVMLEKALAVSEESLTRFLAEQQSERADRAKLQEELEHQRAARVAMEDTLRASEARQIGLLDEQRAEQAEWQTMREELDRQRTARLALEDALRAAEARLARLAEEQQPGRAEIEALRQELEGQRAARLALERALRAAEARQRTEPVTDLATAAAQTLSELVQPVTDCGKMLMECLDQNDPRRMRALRLVEIANQAGKLARRLLNLGSPQEALDLNLAVTQMTGTLRRQAGESVELLTILSPRLPRILAPRALVEQLLIGMVKQARDSLPLGGTVMVETALSASDAAPGTGLLILLAVTASGSSVQPLAETSALEPLVAACGGKLSTAGDSETSASIEISLPSEPK, from the coding sequence ATGCGGGCAACGTGGAGATCGTGCGCCGCCACCTCTCCGGCACTTCCTTCATTGAGCTCGAGGGGGCTACTTTCAACCCGGACGGATCCTGCTGCCTGCCTTCCGATACGCCCGGCAATTTTCCCTATGATGCCGTGGTGCTGGACGATTCGGCTCCCGGGCTACGCATGATGCACGCTCTCAAGGAGACCGTCGCCGTCGCTCCCGATACTCCGGTCATCCTCCTGATTGAACCCGGCTCCGAGAATGCTGCCGTGCAGGCGATCAAACTGGGCGCGGATGATTACATAGTCAAGAGCGGCGAATACCTGCAACGCCTGGTCCCCAGTCTGGAGAACTCCATCCGCGAGCGCGACCTCTTGCGCGAAAAGTCCGTGCTGAGCTCGACGGAAGCGCGCCTGCGGCTTCTTATCGAGACGATCCCTGCCTGCGTTACCCTCCTGACGTGCGATGGGATCTTCCAGGCCGTCAACTGGATGGGGCTTTCGCACCTGGGCGCGACGCGTGTCGACCAGATTGTCGGCAAGAATCTGTTCACCTTGGTAGGGCCCAAGCATGAGGACCAGCTCCGCGCCTTTATCGGCCATGTCTGTGCAGGTAAGAGCGGCTCCATAGAGTTTGAGTGGGACGGGCTCGATGGCATCGCGCGCAGGCTCGAGCTCCGAGGGGTTCCTTTCCGCCGGGAATCCCAGACTGCGGTCCTGGGCGTCATTCACAACCTGACTCAAGATGAAGCCAAACGGTCGGGAACCGAGCGTCGAGGGGGGGAGCAGGGCGAGCCGACTTTGACAGATACGCGGTTCGTGGCGGCGGCCGGATCTGCGGAGTCGGAAGTCCCGCAGGCGCCGTCAGTGCAGCCACCGCGCGCTGCGCAAGAAAGCCGGGTGGGGCGCGGCCGGGAACACCCGTTCCCGCAGGAGCTGGAAGCACAGCGTGCCGCTTTGGAAGCAGCTCTCCGCATCGCTGAGGCCAATTGCGCCAGGCTTGAAGAGGATCTGCGCAGCAAACAACTGCAGTGGGAATCAGAGCGAACAAAGTACGAAGGGGAACGCTCCGCACTCCTGGATGCGGCACGGGCAGCGGAAAGTGAGCGCCATAGCGGACAGGCGGAATGGCATTCGGCGCGCCAGGAAATGGACTGGCAGCGAATCGCCCTGGAAGAGGCCTTGCGGGCAGCAGAAGCCGGACAGTCGCAGTTGGAGGAGGCGAATCGGAACGAGCGAACGCAATGGGAGAAGGTCCGGTGGGACCTGGAACGAAAACTCGGTGAGGCTGAGGAGCACGGAGCCGCGCTCGGCGATACGATTCGTGCACTCGAAGAACGCCAGGCCGGACTCGAAAAACAGCGCCTGAGCGAGCGTGCCGAGTTGGACAATGCGCGCCTCGAGCTGGAGCGGCACCGCGTGGCAGCGGAAGGCAAGCGTGCAGAGGCGGAAGGCCTCTCTGCCTCGCTTGCAAAGTCGCTGCATGAAACGGAGACGCGTCTCGCCGAATGTGAGAATCAGCGCCGGGCCGAACAGGCGGAATGGGAGAAGAACCGTCAGGAGCTGGAGCAGCAGCGCCGCGAGGCTGAAGAGCGAACAACCCCCCTCGAGGAGACGGTTCGCAGACTCGAAGAGCGGCATCGCATCGAGGGCGCCGAGTGGGACAATGCGCGCCTCGACCTGGAGCGCCGCCGCGAGGAAGCGGAGCGCCTGTATGCTTCGGCGGCAGAGTCGCTGCGCGCACTGGAGATGCGCCACGTCGAGTTCGAGAATCAACGCCGGGCCGAACAGACGAAATGGGAAAAGTCCCATCAGGAACTGGAGCAGCAGCTCCGTGAGGCTGACGAGCGAAGAGCTTCCCTCGAGGAGACTATTCGCCGACTCGAAGAGCAGCATCGCGTCGAGCGCGCCGACTGGGACAACGTGCGCCTTGATTTGGAGCAGCGCCTCGAACAGGCGGAAGGCAGATGCGTGGAGGCAGAAGGCCTGTGTGCCTCGCTGAAGGAAACACTGCACACACTGGAGATGCGCCTCGCCGAGTTTGAGAATCAAGACCGGGCCGGGGCGGCGGAGTGGGAGAAGACCCGTCAGCAGCTGGAGCAGCAGTGCCGTGAGGCAGATGCGCGGAGAGCTTCCCTCGAAGAGACTGTTCGCGGACTCGAAGAGCGGCATCGAGCTGAGCAGGCCGAGTGGGACAATGTGCGCCTCGACCTGGAGCGCCGCCGTGCGGAGGCGGAGGGCCTGTATGCTTCGGTGGCCGAGTCGCTGCGCGCACTTGAGAAAAGGCACGCTGAGTTCGAGGATCAAGGCCGGGCCGGGCAGGCGGAAAGGGAGAAGATCATCCAGGAGCTGGAGCAGCAGCGCCGCGAGGCTGAAGAGCGTCGCGCTTCGCTCGAAGAGACTATTCGCGGACTCGAAGAGCAGCATCGCGCCGAGCATGCCGCGTGGGACCATGCGCGCGTCGAGCTGGAGCAGCAACGCGAGCAGACGGAGGGCAGGTGTGCGGATGCGGAAGGCACCTCTGCCTTGCTGGCAGGGTCGCTGCACGCACTGGAAATGCGTCACACCACGTTCGAAAATCAGCGCAGGGTCGAGCAGGCAGAATGGGAGAAGGCCCGCCGGGAGCTGGAGCAGCAGCGCCGTGAAGCCGAAGAGCGACGCGCCTCGCTTGAAGAGACGATCCGCGGACTCGAAGAGCAGCATCGCGTCGAGCATGCCGCGTGGGACAATGCGCGCGTCGAGCTGGAGCGGCAACGCGAGCAGACGCAGAGCAAGTGTGCGGAGGCGGAAGGCGTATCTGCCGCGCTGGCAGAATCGCTGCACGCACTGGAAACGCGCCTCACCGACTTCGAAAATCAGCGCGGGCTTGAGCAGGCAGAATGGGAGAAGACCCGTCAGGAACTGGGGCAGCAGTGCCGTGATGCGGAAGAACGACGGCGTTCCCTTGAGGAGGTCATTCGCGGACTCGAAGCTCGTCAGGTCGCGCAGGCGGACGGGGACGAAACACGGCGGGATTTGGAACGAAAACTCCGGGAGGCTGAGGAACGCGCGGCTGCGCTCGGGAATACCATTCGTGGACTCGAAGAACGCCAGACCGGACTCGAAGAACGTCGCCGGATTGAGCGAGCCGAATGGGAGAAAACACGTGTCGAACTGGAGCGATGCCGCGAGGAAGCCGAAGGCAAGCGTGCGGAGGCTGAAGGCCTGTGTGCTTCGCTGGCAGAATCGCTGTACGCGCTGGAGATGCGCCACGCCGAGTTCGAGAATCAGGGCCGGACCGGCCAGGCGGAATGGGAACAGACCCGTCAGGAGCTGGAGCAGCAGCGTCAGAGGCAGCAATCCAGAGTTGTGGAGCTCGAAGATGCTCTCGCCGCCGCGGAAGAGCGTGCCCGCCTTCTAAAGGAAGAGCACAAGGTCGTACAAGCCGACTGGGGGGTGACGCGCCAGGACCTGGAACGGCGCCTGGCATCGCTCGAGGAGGTGCTGCATAGACTTCAGGCACGGCACGGCGAGATTCTGGCACAGGCGCAGGTCGAGCGGGCAGGCTGGGAGGCGGCGCGACAGGAGTTGGTGCGCCGGCACGAAGCAGCAGAGACAACACGAGCCGCCTTGGCAAAGGACCTTCATGCAGTGCAGGCACGCCTGGCGGAACTCGAGGATCTCAAACATGTCGAAACGTCAGCCTGGGACAAAGAGCGCCAGGAACTGAAGCGGCAGCAACGCGAGATTGAGACGAAGATCGTGATGTTGGAGAAAGCACTGGCTGTGTCGGAAGAAAGCCTGACCCGATTTCTCGCGGAGCAGCAGTCGGAACGGGCCGATCGCGCGAAGTTGCAGGAGGAACTGGAGCATCAGCGTGCCGCGCGGGTGGCCATGGAAGATACGCTGCGCGCCTCCGAAGCCCGGCAGATTGGGCTTCTGGACGAGCAGCGCGCGGAACAGGCGGAGTGGCAGACCATGCGCGAAGAACTGGATCGCCAGAGGACCGCACGGCTGGCGCTCGAAGACGCACTCCGGGCCGCGGAAGCACGGCTGGCCAGGCTGGCGGAGGAACAACAGCCCGGGCGGGCGGAAATTGAGGCGTTGCGCCAGGAGCTCGAGGGGCAACGTGCAGCACGCCTGGCGCTCGAACGCGCGCTTCGGGCTGCGGAAGCCCGGCAACGGACGGAGCCGGTCACAGATCTAGCCACCGCGGCGGCACAGACCCTCTCCGAACTGGTGCAGCCTGTAACCGACTGCGGCAAGATGCTCATGGAATGCCTGGACCAGAACGACCCGCGCCGCATGCGCGCCCTGCGCCTTGTGGAGATCGCAAACCAGGCGGGCAAACTCGCACGCCGCTTGCTGAATCTCGGCTCCCCGCAGGAGGCGCTCGACCTCAACCTGGCGGTGACACAGATGACAGGGACGTTACGCCGCCAGGCCGGCGAAAGTGTTGAGCTGCTCACGATCCTGTCTCCACGTCTGCCGCGTATCCTCGCCCCCAGGGCTCTGGTCGAGCAGCTGCTCATTGGGATGGTGAAGCAGGCGCGCGATTCGTTGCCGTTAGGGGGCACGGTCATGGTGGAAACCGCACTCTCCGCTTCTGACGCGGCTCCCGGAACCGGACTCCTTATTCTGTTGGCCGTTACAGCTTCGGGAAGCAGCGTTCAACCTCTTGCGGAAACTTCGGCGTTGGAGCCGCTGGTCGCCGCATGCGGAGGTAAGCTGAGTACCGCCGGCGACTCCGAGACCAGCGCCTCCATCGAGATTTCTCTGCCATCGGAACCTAAATAA